From the genome of Portunus trituberculatus isolate SZX2019 chromosome 5, ASM1759143v1, whole genome shotgun sequence:
TAGgggtgccacacacacacacacacacacacacacacacacacacacacacacacacacacacacacacacacacacacacacacacacacctagaagAAGGTAGTGTTGCCTGGGGGTCCCGGTGGTCCAGGGTTGCCGGGCTTGCCATCAGGACCGGGCATGCCACGGGCGCCATTGAGGCCTGGCACGCCGAACGCCGTCTCTCCCTTCAGCCCCTCGGGGCCCCTCACGCCCGGCACTCCGAGAGGCCCCGACACGCCAGGCTCACCCCGCGGACCCGGCGGCCCTGCAGGCCCTGGGGGACACGCGTTCTGGGGCTGTGTGTAGGAAAGTTCTCTTACCTTGTTGCAGtgacgcgctcacacacacacacacacacacacacacacacacacacacacacacacacacacacacacacacacacacacggtagctcagtggttagagcgctggcttcacaagccagaggaccggggttcgattccccggccgggtggagatatttgggtgtgtctcctttgacgtgtaggtggtgttcacctagcagtgagtaggtacgggatgtaaatcgaggagttgtgaccttgttgtcccggtgtgtggtgtgtgcctggtctcaggcctagcccaagatcggaaataatgagctctgagctcgttccgtagggtaacgtctagctgtctcgtcagagattacagcagatcaaacactgaaacagtgaattacacgctCACCACGTtgcactggtagtagtagtagcctgaggggagagaaaataggCGGCATTAATTCACTCTCACAACAGTGGAAAGGCGAGTTTGatcggggcggggcgggtctGAACGGGGCGGGTCGGGGCGGGAAGGGAAGAGGCAGCGCATGAccacatcacaaaaaaaaaaaaaaaaaataagaaataaccattttatattcattctacctGTAACACTACCCTGCCTCCCTACCACCCTGCCACTGTGGACTCTGCCTGACAATACCCCCTTCAAATACAGtacatggaaacacacacaagaacactgAAGGCAACCCAGCCCATTGTCCCCCCAGACCAcgattccttcatccttctccgcAACACACAGGGGAGAGAGATCAACATtgtaggatggtggtggtggtggtggcgatgaatagtgatggtgatgatggtgagtagtggtggtgatggtgatggtgatggtgaatggtgatgatggtggtgaatggtgaggagtggtggtggtgatgatggtggtggtgtacttgCCCTGCACTGAGACGAGGAGGGACAAAGCCAGCGTGACATGCAGGTGGCGAGGTCTCATGGTGTCTAGTCAAGGTCAAggaaggtaaggtcaggtcaaaTTTGGTTAAGAgtaatgttttcctcttctttctctctcttgctctctctctttctctctctctctctgactttcttCCTCCAGTGTGAGACTTTATATAGTtttatcacttcctctctctctctctctctctctctctctctctctctctctctctctctctctctctctctctctctctctctctctctctctctctctctctctctctctctgatttcttAGAAGTAAATCCTCCGAATActgtaacttcctcctcctcctcctcctcctcctcctcctcctcctcctcctcctcctcctcctcatcctcatcctcctcctcctcctccgtgattTTCTAAGAATATTGCATCACAtgagttcttcttcttcttcttttcttcttcttcttcttcttcttcttcttcttcttcttcttcttcttcttcttcttcgtgtttgtcttcttccttattcttatttttgtgatttttcttcttttccaattgtttcttttttaattattttttgttgtttgttttgttaagttttgttttgttttatcgttttttttttttagttttttttatgtattttcattattagaTTGAATTTTGAGCCTAAGCAGTCTTCCCTCGGCCTAATCCAGGTGTGTGAGGCAGGTGGTGCTACTggcccttccttcttccttccttccttccttccttccttccttccttcctctttctttctttctttctttcttttttcttcacttcttccttccttccttgcatttctcttttctttctttctttttcttttcttccttccttccttctttctctcttttccttttttccttctttcttctttctttcttccttccttcttgcctttctttttctttctttttct
Proteins encoded in this window:
- the LOC123515425 gene encoding putative cuticle collagen 79, coding for MRPRHLHVTLALSLLVSVQGYYYYQCNVPQNACPPGPAGPPGPRGEPGVSGPLGVPGVRGPEGLKGETAFGVPGLNGARGMPGPDGKPGNPGPPGPPGNTTFF